A region of bacterium DNA encodes the following proteins:
- the secA gene encoding preprotein translocase subunit SecA, whose translation MNLLTKFFGNKHERDIKRIQPIVAEINRIYVTLRDLSDEELRAKTLEFRQHIQEVTKDVAAEIAQLNALLRGEEPPADNGREHASELGRRTMEEIRDRLAEAEEEERELLREALDEILPEAYAVVKETCRRLCGRTWKVVGQETDWNMVPFDVQLIGGIVLHQGKIAEMATGEGKTLVATMPLYLNALAGKGAHLVTVNDYLAQRDCEWMGEIFKFLGLNAAYITNQMNPQQRQEAYRAEITYGTNNEFGFDYLRDNMAIRPEDQVQRGHYFAIVDEVDSVLIDEARTPLIISGQVEHAGNEQYAAMKPRVERVVQAQNQLVTQLVNEAEKLLATGEKNDEYEAGIRLLRAERGAPKNKRFMKALQETGVKKLIRDVESDFLRDKRMHEIDDELHYAIDEKHHTIDLTEKGREFLSPNEPEMFVLPDLGEKLHEINQRDDLTVAQKEEAKARLQEEYAAKSDRVHSISQLLRAYSLYERDVEYVVNEGKVLIVDEFTGRLMPGRRYSDGLHQAIEAKEGVRVGEETQTLATITLQNYFRMYHKLAGMTGTAETESAEFFEIYKLDVVVIPTNERVRRIDYEDQIYKTRREKYNAVINEIAEMHGKRRPVLVGTISVEVSETLSRMLKRRGIPHQVLNAKYHEQEANIVKRAGEPGAVTIATNMAGRGTDIKLGRGVVAHPNCALVQPKPNQEPCPHLAEYKCHGSVPCGLHIIGTERHESRRIDRQLRGRSGRQGDPGSSRFYLSLEDDLMRLFGSDRIAAVMDRLGVEEGEVITHRMVTRSIERAQKRVEAHNFSIRKHLLEYDDVMNQQREVVYDRRGNALRGENLREEILDIISSYVSEKVTLYATGDHPDDWDWESLQNALQKTFLMAIPADVRSKPGLGREDLSAALTRLAIEVFERKEAMLTPKLMRQLERFAMLRAIDEKWREHLYEMDQLKEGIGLRAYGQKDPLIEYKGEGFRMFKEMLGEIDEQVLEFVIKAQVAEPPPVRRRMPPQVTTVHHATEGMGFASRGGAQPQPQQAGKPQPIVVEQKIGRNDPCPCGSGKKYKKCHGAQA comes from the coding sequence ATGAATCTCCTCACCAAATTCTTTGGCAATAAACACGAGCGGGACATCAAACGGATTCAACCGATCGTCGCCGAAATCAATCGCATTTATGTGACCTTGCGTGATCTCAGCGACGAGGAGTTGCGGGCCAAAACCCTGGAATTTCGGCAGCACATCCAGGAGGTCACGAAAGACGTCGCCGCCGAAATCGCGCAATTGAATGCGTTGCTGCGCGGCGAAGAACCACCGGCCGACAACGGCCGGGAGCACGCCAGCGAGCTGGGCCGACGGACAATGGAGGAAATCCGCGACCGGCTGGCCGAGGCGGAGGAGGAGGAGCGCGAGCTGCTGCGCGAAGCACTCGACGAGATCCTGCCCGAAGCCTACGCGGTGGTGAAGGAGACGTGCCGCCGGCTGTGCGGCCGAACCTGGAAAGTGGTCGGGCAGGAAACCGATTGGAACATGGTGCCGTTCGATGTGCAACTCATCGGCGGCATCGTCCTGCATCAAGGCAAGATTGCAGAGATGGCCACCGGCGAAGGCAAAACTCTGGTTGCCACCATGCCGCTCTATCTCAATGCGCTGGCGGGCAAGGGTGCCCATCTCGTGACCGTCAACGACTATCTTGCGCAGCGCGATTGCGAGTGGATGGGAGAGATTTTCAAATTCCTCGGCCTGAACGCGGCCTACATCACCAATCAAATGAATCCGCAGCAGCGCCAGGAAGCCTACCGTGCCGAAATTACCTACGGCACCAACAACGAATTCGGCTTCGATTATCTGCGCGACAACATGGCGATCCGGCCGGAGGATCAGGTGCAGCGCGGCCATTACTTCGCCATCGTCGACGAAGTCGATTCCGTCTTGATCGACGAAGCGCGCACGCCGTTGATCATTTCCGGCCAGGTGGAGCACGCCGGCAACGAGCAATATGCGGCCATGAAGCCGCGTGTCGAGCGGGTGGTGCAGGCGCAAAATCAGCTCGTCACCCAGTTGGTGAACGAGGCGGAAAAGCTGCTGGCCACCGGCGAGAAGAACGATGAATATGAGGCCGGCATCCGGTTGCTGCGCGCGGAACGCGGCGCGCCCAAGAACAAGCGCTTCATGAAGGCACTGCAGGAAACCGGCGTCAAAAAGCTCATCCGCGACGTGGAAAGCGATTTCCTGCGCGACAAGCGCATGCATGAGATCGATGATGAGTTGCATTATGCCATCGACGAAAAGCATCACACCATCGATCTCACCGAAAAGGGCCGGGAATTCCTCTCGCCCAACGAGCCGGAGATGTTCGTGCTGCCCGACCTGGGCGAGAAGTTGCATGAGATCAATCAGCGCGACGATCTCACGGTGGCGCAAAAAGAAGAGGCCAAGGCCCGGCTGCAGGAGGAATATGCCGCGAAAAGCGACCGCGTGCACAGCATCTCCCAACTGCTGCGCGCCTATTCGCTGTATGAGCGCGATGTCGAGTACGTGGTCAACGAAGGCAAGGTCTTGATCGTCGATGAATTCACCGGCCGGTTGATGCCCGGCCGGCGTTATTCCGACGGTCTACACCAGGCCATCGAAGCCAAAGAGGGCGTGCGCGTGGGCGAAGAGACCCAGACGCTCGCGACCATCACGCTGCAGAACTATTTCCGCATGTATCACAAGCTCGCCGGCATGACCGGCACCGCGGAAACCGAGTCGGCGGAATTCTTCGAAATCTACAAGCTCGATGTCGTCGTCATTCCGACCAACGAGCGCGTGCGCCGCATCGATTATGAAGATCAGATCTACAAGACGCGGCGGGAGAAATACAATGCCGTGATCAACGAAATCGCCGAGATGCACGGCAAGCGGCGGCCGGTGCTGGTCGGCACCATCAGCGTGGAAGTCTCCGAAACGCTCTCGCGCATGCTCAAGCGCCGGGGCATCCCGCATCAGGTGCTGAACGCCAAATATCATGAACAGGAGGCCAACATCGTGAAACGCGCCGGCGAGCCGGGCGCGGTCACGATCGCCACCAACATGGCCGGGCGTGGCACCGACATCAAGCTGGGCCGTGGCGTGGTCGCCCATCCCAATTGCGCGCTGGTGCAGCCCAAGCCGAATCAGGAACCCTGCCCGCATCTGGCGGAATACAAGTGCCATGGCAGCGTGCCGTGCGGTTTGCACATCATCGGCACGGAGCGGCATGAATCGCGGCGCATCGACCGCCAGTTGCGCGGGCGCTCCGGCCGTCAGGGCGACCCGGGCTCCTCGCGCTTCTATCTCTCGCTGGAAGACGATCTCATGCGTCTGTTCGGCTCCGATCGCATTGCCGCCGTGATGGATCGCCTGGGCGTGGAAGAGGGCGAGGTGATCACCCATCGCATGGTGACCCGTTCGATCGAGCGCGCACAAAAACGCGTGGAAGCCCACAATTTTTCCATCCGCAAGCATCTGCTCGAGTATGACGACGTCATGAACCAGCAGCGTGAGGTGGTGTATGATCGTCGCGGCAATGCCCTGCGCGGCGAAAACCTGCGCGAAGAGATTCTGGACATCATTTCGTCGTACGTGTCCGAAAAGGTCACCCTCTACGCCACCGGCGATCACCCCGACGACTGGGATTGGGAAAGCCTGCAAAACGCGCTGCAAAAGACCTTTTTGATGGCGATCCCCGCGGACGTGCGCAGCAAGCCGGGTTTAGGACGCGAGGATCTCAGCGCGGCCCTCACCCGCCTCGCCATCGAGGTTTTCGAACGCAAAGAAGCCATGCTGACGCCCAAGCTCATGCGCCAGCTCGAGCGCTTCGCGATGTTGCGCGCCATTGATGAGAAGTGGCGCGAGCACCTTTATGAGATGGATCAATTGAAAGAGGGCATCGGTTTGCGCGCCTATGGACAGAAGGATCCCTTGATCGAGTACAAGGGCGAGGGTTTCCGCATGTTCAAAGAGATGCTGGGCGAGATCGATGAACAGGTGTTGGAGTTCGTCATCAAGGCGCAGGTGGCGGAACCGCCGCCGGTGCGGCGGCGTATGCCTCCGCAGGTGACCACCGTGCACCATGCCACCGAAGGCATGGGCTTCGCTTCGCGCGGTGGCGCTCAGCCGCAGCCGCAACAGGCCGGCAAGCCGCAGCCAATCGTGGTGGAGCAGAAGATCGGGCGAAACGACCCGTGCCCCTGTGGCAGCGGCAAGAAGTACAAGAAGTGTCATGGCGCGCAGGCGTGA
- a CDS encoding L,D-transpeptidase, which produces MTAAAALVVVLTSLIVGIPSYEPAPSQPFQEAWLAVSEARRHEAASYAPEVFRQAETYLEQARTAWHTENRKWFWNRDFRATAQLAENAKLCGRIAGRLAVARRDSLELLTTFGIARLQQTVEEFREQSRRIPVNKALWQKFVASELMVLESQFAHWRQDYLTAKAKLQAAEPLVNGAWSTTKATLESYLRQVPEWKRWVAETIAWSAASDSVALVVDKMAHKCYLYQGGQLRAEYPVELGPRWLGHKRQRGDNATPEGRYRILKKKANRDTIYYKALQIDYPNGEDQQKFLEARKRGELSRYATIGGLIEIHGHGGKGANWTAGCVALENAYMDELYDRADIGTPVTIVGSLKGLPTNGNTLH; this is translated from the coding sequence ATGACAGCCGCCGCCGCCCTTGTCGTTGTGCTCACCAGTCTCATCGTCGGTATTCCATCATACGAGCCGGCGCCCTCCCAGCCTTTCCAAGAAGCCTGGCTGGCCGTGAGTGAGGCGCGCCGCCATGAAGCCGCCAGCTACGCTCCCGAGGTTTTTCGCCAGGCCGAAACCTACCTGGAACAGGCCCGAACCGCCTGGCACACCGAAAACCGCAAATGGTTTTGGAACCGCGATTTTCGCGCCACCGCGCAACTGGCGGAGAATGCCAAACTCTGCGGCCGCATTGCCGGCCGGTTGGCCGTGGCACGGCGCGATTCCCTGGAGCTGCTCACCACCTTCGGCATCGCGCGCCTGCAACAAACGGTGGAAGAATTTCGCGAGCAATCCCGGCGCATTCCGGTCAACAAGGCGCTTTGGCAAAAATTCGTGGCCAGCGAGCTGATGGTGCTGGAAAGCCAGTTTGCCCACTGGCGCCAAGACTACCTTACCGCCAAAGCCAAACTGCAAGCGGCCGAACCGCTGGTGAATGGCGCCTGGAGCACCACCAAGGCCACACTGGAAAGCTACCTGCGCCAAGTGCCGGAGTGGAAGCGCTGGGTCGCCGAGACCATCGCCTGGTCGGCGGCCAGCGACAGTGTCGCCCTCGTGGTCGACAAAATGGCGCACAAATGCTACCTCTACCAAGGGGGGCAACTGCGCGCCGAGTATCCGGTTGAGCTTGGGCCACGATGGCTCGGCCACAAACGCCAGCGCGGCGATAACGCCACGCCTGAAGGCCGCTATCGCATCCTCAAGAAAAAAGCCAATCGCGACACCATCTACTACAAAGCGCTCCAGATCGATTATCCCAACGGCGAAGACCAACAGAAATTCCTGGAGGCCCGCAAACGCGGCGAACTCTCACGCTATGCCACCATCGGCGGCTTGATTGAAATCCATGGCCATGGCGGCAAGGGCGCGAACTGGACCGCCGGTTGCGTCGCCCTGGAGAATGCCTACATGGACGAGCTTTATGACCGCGCCGACATCGGCACGCCGGTCACCATCGTTGGTTCGCTAAAAGGTCTGCCCACGAATGGCAACACATTGCACTAA
- a CDS encoding DUF4398 domain-containing protein: MKAKTLLSSLGIVVLMFVMGCKEAPQQLLADADAAMQAAQTAEANRYAMDLFNAAKDSLSAAQAEVEQQNSKFALLRNYDRATALLNSAIAAFKSASDAAATNKEAVRAEADTLMAQVAPKIEAAKKLMAKAPKGKEGRAALEMIQADINAVESGLSEAQNAMTSNDYLTARDKVQAAMSKIDSVIQELENAIGKKMGSRS, encoded by the coding sequence ATGAAGGCCAAGACTCTGTTGAGTTCTCTCGGCATCGTGGTTCTGATGTTCGTCATGGGATGCAAAGAGGCACCCCAACAATTGCTGGCAGACGCCGACGCGGCCATGCAGGCGGCCCAAACCGCAGAAGCGAATCGCTACGCGATGGACTTGTTCAATGCCGCGAAAGACTCTCTGAGCGCCGCCCAAGCTGAGGTGGAACAACAGAATTCGAAGTTCGCGCTGCTGCGCAATTATGACCGCGCCACCGCCCTGCTGAACTCTGCGATTGCCGCCTTCAAGTCCGCATCCGATGCGGCTGCCACCAACAAAGAAGCAGTACGCGCGGAAGCCGACACCCTGATGGCCCAAGTGGCGCCGAAGATTGAGGCTGCCAAGAAGCTGATGGCCAAAGCCCCCAAGGGCAAAGAAGGCCGCGCGGCGTTGGAGATGATTCAGGCTGACATCAATGCCGTGGAATCCGGCTTGAGCGAAGCCCAAAACGCGATGACGAGCAACGACTATCTGACGGCCCGCGACAAAGTGCAGGCTGCGATGAGCAAGATCGACTCGGTGATCCAGGAATTGGAAAACGCGATCGGTAAGAAGATGGGTTCGCGCAGCTAA
- the raiA gene encoding ribosome-associated translation inhibitor RaiA: protein MKLHITARHFTAPEPLKAFTRQEVARLEKYYDGIIEGEVILSWEKQTQVAEILVKVYGQKLAATEKSENIRKSITLAVDKLERQLKKYKGRLHKRSNSKAEREFTERRVAAM from the coding sequence ATGAAACTCCACATCACGGCCCGCCATTTCACCGCGCCTGAGCCCCTCAAGGCTTTCACCAGACAGGAAGTTGCTCGATTGGAGAAATACTATGACGGCATCATCGAAGGAGAAGTGATTCTCTCGTGGGAGAAGCAAACGCAGGTGGCTGAAATTTTGGTCAAGGTGTATGGGCAAAAGCTGGCGGCGACGGAGAAAAGTGAGAACATCCGGAAGTCGATCACGCTGGCCGTGGATAAGCTGGAACGGCAACTGAAGAAATACAAGGGTCGCTTGCACAAACGCAGCAACAGCAAGGCGGAACGGGAATTCACAGAAAGACGCGTCGCCGCAATGTAG
- a CDS encoding DUF494 domain-containing protein, whose translation MNERVVEILVYIMAEIRGKKSNPERLELISRDLLQRGYSQSEISFAFSWLFERYPSETEELLYTASSTRPGSVRILHEAERAIISTEAYGYLLQLKQLRLLSDLEIEHVIERALMTGVATITLADIKTLVAGHWFNAEGSHDKAMVWFEDKSVIH comes from the coding sequence ATGAACGAACGCGTCGTTGAGATTTTGGTCTATATTATGGCCGAAATCCGCGGCAAAAAGTCCAATCCTGAGCGCCTCGAGTTGATTTCCCGCGATCTCCTCCAGCGCGGATATTCGCAGTCCGAAATCAGCTTTGCTTTCTCCTGGTTGTTCGAGCGCTACCCCAGCGAAACCGAAGAGTTGTTGTATACCGCCAGCTCAACCCGCCCGGGCTCAGTTCGCATTCTCCACGAAGCCGAACGCGCGATCATTTCCACGGAAGCCTACGGTTATCTGCTGCAGCTCAAGCAACTGCGGCTGTTGAGCGACCTCGAGATCGAACACGTCATCGAGCGGGCCTTGATGACGGGCGTCGCGACGATTACGCTGGCAGACATCAAAACCCTCGTGGCAGGTCACTGGTTCAACGCGGAGGGTTCCCATGACAAGGCGATGGTTTGGTTCGAAGACAAGTCGGTCATTCATTGA
- the hprK gene encoding HPr(Ser) kinase/phosphatase — MENLTVGTLYNETHSRLALEIVNGTYSFRRVIKDADLHRPGLALSGFTKVFTYDRVQILGNTELRYLDELTPHERLKALKPVLNFDIPCLIVTDNNPPHHELVELANKRGISVFRTHLKTTKLTHLLSEYLDEKFAPKITVHGSLVDVYGIGVLFTGRSGIGKSEIALDLVERGHRLVADDVVQISRKAAGILIGQGTELLQHHMEIRGLGIIDVRSIFGIRSIRAQKRVEVEVHLEEWDSKEDYDRIGIDEQRTTILEVEIPYVKLPIFPGKNITVIAEVIALNQLLKIAGHHMARDFNEKLVRKIQERTEDHLELEKYLQRDFE, encoded by the coding sequence ATGGAAAATCTCACCGTCGGAACGTTGTACAACGAAACACATTCGCGCCTGGCGCTCGAGATCGTCAACGGCACCTACAGCTTCCGGCGCGTGATCAAGGACGCCGATTTGCACCGGCCCGGCCTGGCGCTCTCGGGCTTCACCAAAGTTTTCACTTATGACCGCGTGCAGATTCTGGGCAACACCGAGTTGCGCTATCTCGATGAACTTACGCCGCACGAACGGCTGAAGGCGCTCAAGCCGGTGCTGAATTTCGACATTCCCTGTCTCATCGTCACTGACAACAACCCTCCGCATCACGAACTGGTGGAGCTTGCCAACAAGCGCGGCATCTCCGTCTTTCGCACGCACCTGAAGACCACGAAGCTGACCCATCTGCTGAGCGAATACCTCGATGAAAAATTCGCGCCGAAGATCACGGTGCACGGCTCATTGGTGGACGTGTACGGCATCGGCGTGTTGTTCACCGGGCGCAGCGGCATCGGCAAGAGCGAAATCGCGCTCGATTTGGTGGAACGCGGACACCGGCTGGTGGCCGATGACGTCGTGCAGATCAGCCGCAAAGCCGCCGGAATTTTGATCGGCCAGGGTACGGAGCTGTTGCAGCATCATATGGAAATCCGCGGCTTGGGCATCATCGACGTGCGCAGCATCTTCGGCATCCGCTCGATCCGTGCACAAAAACGCGTCGAAGTCGAAGTCCACCTCGAAGAGTGGGACAGCAAGGAAGACTACGACCGCATCGGCATCGATGAGCAAAGGACGACGATTCTCGAAGTCGAGATCCCCTACGTCAAGCTGCCGATCTTCCCCGGCAAGAACATCACGGTCATCGCCGAGGTCATCGCGCTGAATCAGTTGCTGAAAATCGCGGGGCACCACATGGCGCGCGACTTCAATGAAAAGCTGGTGCGCAAGATTCAGGAGCGCACCGAGGATCATCTCGAACTGGAGAAATATCTGCAGCGCGATTTCGAATAA
- a CDS encoding L,D-transpeptidase produces the protein MMTPEQTSQTAAGANNRPDDKGLTPSPPPEAQPVLPAAGPQPEAGRTPPPSRLGLRAAAYGLLTGFLFTLVTLFAAPVLREWLFAILPESQFSLETRNMEIAQLQREVQQAGKRVASLQRRMEALVPRQPYVIVNSSGNRIYVMSGKKLLHEGICSTGSYVLLKAQDDRQWIFSTPRGMFRVQGKVKNPVWRMPDWAFIEEGRPVPPPNSPERFERGVLGDYALAFGNGYLIHGTLYQRLLGMPVTHGCVRLGDDDLRIVYQKLQLGSKVFVY, from the coding sequence ATGATGACGCCTGAGCAAACTTCACAAACCGCCGCGGGGGCGAACAATCGCCCAGACGACAAAGGACTCACCCCCTCACCGCCACCGGAAGCGCAGCCGGTACTGCCTGCTGCCGGCCCGCAGCCGGAAGCAGGACGCACTCCGCCGCCTTCGAGGTTGGGATTGCGCGCCGCCGCCTACGGCCTGCTGACGGGATTCCTGTTCACACTGGTGACACTCTTCGCTGCGCCGGTGCTGCGCGAGTGGCTGTTCGCGATTCTGCCGGAATCACAATTCTCTCTCGAAACGCGCAACATGGAAATTGCCCAATTGCAACGCGAAGTGCAGCAGGCCGGCAAGCGCGTGGCCAGTTTGCAGCGCCGCATGGAAGCCTTGGTGCCGCGCCAGCCTTATGTGATTGTCAATTCCTCCGGCAATCGCATCTATGTCATGTCCGGCAAAAAACTGCTGCATGAAGGCATCTGCTCCACCGGCAGCTACGTGTTACTGAAGGCGCAGGATGACCGGCAGTGGATCTTTTCCACACCCCGCGGCATGTTTCGCGTTCAGGGCAAAGTCAAAAATCCCGTTTGGCGCATGCCGGACTGGGCTTTCATCGAAGAAGGGCGGCCGGTGCCGCCGCCCAACTCGCCGGAAAGATTCGAGCGGGGCGTGCTGGGCGATTATGCCCTGGCGTTTGGCAACGGTTACCTCATTCACGGCACGTTGTATCAGCGCCTGCTGGGCATGCCGGTCACGCACGGCTGCGTGCGGTTGGGCGATGACGATCTGCGCATTGTCTATCAGAAGTTGCAGCTCGGCTCGAAGGTTTTCGTTTATTGA
- a CDS encoding tyrosine-type recombinase/integrase, with amino-acid sequence MKTTSSLPPAAESFAGWLERFLLYLGAERRAAPRTLETREQDLRQFGEFLSSMNAGVEVSRAGVRQYLSALSAAGLAPATINRKLVSVRLFFGFLVREGALPHNPTANLVSLKKPRRLPRLLPAETLLEAVRLPNIATPQGVRDRAILEMFYGSGLRRQELVDLNVTALDFANQQIRVLGKRARERVVPMGRALRLALLEWLRVREAMVEPKDSEALFLDFRGRRMSAGQVYNAVRHYLTQVTGRDKAHPHVLRHSFATHLLDAGADLMAVKELLGHSSLSTTQIYTHVTAERLQRVYQLAHPRAAMTVPEKLAEGREPKP; translated from the coding sequence ATGAAGACTACTTCGAGCCTGCCGCCGGCGGCTGAGAGCTTCGCCGGCTGGCTGGAGAGATTCCTGCTGTACCTGGGTGCCGAGCGCCGTGCTGCGCCGCGCACACTGGAAACCCGCGAGCAAGATTTGCGGCAATTCGGCGAGTTTCTGAGCAGCATGAATGCCGGCGTGGAGGTCAGCCGGGCCGGCGTGCGGCAATATCTGAGCGCGCTCTCCGCCGCCGGACTGGCGCCCGCAACCATCAACCGCAAGCTGGTGAGTGTGCGGCTCTTTTTCGGGTTCCTGGTGCGCGAAGGTGCCCTGCCGCACAACCCCACTGCCAATCTCGTTTCCTTGAAAAAACCCCGGCGCCTGCCCCGCTTGTTGCCCGCGGAAACGCTGCTCGAGGCTGTGCGGCTGCCGAATATCGCGACGCCGCAGGGTGTGCGTGACCGCGCGATTTTGGAGATGTTCTATGGCAGCGGGCTGCGGCGCCAGGAACTGGTCGATCTCAATGTGACTGCTCTTGATTTCGCCAATCAACAGATCCGCGTGCTCGGCAAGCGCGCCCGGGAACGGGTAGTGCCGATGGGGCGCGCGTTGCGGCTGGCGCTGCTGGAATGGCTGCGGGTGCGCGAGGCCATGGTTGAGCCCAAAGACAGCGAGGCACTCTTTCTCGATTTTCGCGGCCGGCGCATGTCAGCCGGCCAGGTTTACAACGCCGTGCGGCATTACCTCACCCAGGTGACGGGCCGCGACAAGGCGCATCCCCACGTGTTGCGTCACAGCTTTGCAACCCATCTGCTGGATGCTGGCGCCGACTTGATGGCGGTGAAGGAATTGCTGGGCCATTCCAGCCTGAGCACGACGCAAATCTACACCCACGTGACCGCCGAGCGGCTGCAGCGGGTTTATCAACTGGCGCATCCGCGCGCCGCAATGACGGTACCGGAGAAGCTCGCTGAGGGGCGGGAGCCGAAGCCATAA
- the topA gene encoding type I DNA topoisomerase gives MAKALVIVESVAKTKTIGKFLGKDYTVKSSVGHIKDLPKQRLAVAVEDSFEPEYITIRGKGKILTELRKAAGDVDKVFIATDPDREGEAIARHLADEITARNENVLRVRFNEITERAVKEALRSPLPIDDNLVDAQKARRVVDRLVGYQVSPILWRTIFRGLSAGRVQSVALRLICEREDAIDHFVPEEYWTIAAELKGKKTAPFLANLVKIDGQKPELHSESEAQAIAAELRGQEFKVADLRKKKISRQPAPPFTTSTMQQEAAKRLGFTAKRIMMIAQQLYEGIELGEEGSVGLITYMRTDSIRVADEAVQAARELIARDYGLEYLPKTPPKYKAKAGAQDAHEAIRPTATQYAPKAIKKYLTDEQYRLYELIWQRFIASQMEAAVYEQTSIDITAGRCLLRVAGSIIVFRGFLQAFDDFKDEEDENGENSNVPTELTVGELLTLLDLHPEQHFTKPPARYSESSLIKELDALGIGRPSTYAMIISTLTARKYVEKQGRQLAPTELGRTVNRILIRQFPKIFNVEFTAFMEDELDKIETGKKDFLEVVQEFYQPFSRAVMAAEERKDVIKDELQETTEESCPKCERPLIIRWGRNGRFMACSGYPDCKFTRPLDSQEVATGETCENCGKEMVVKVGRYGRFIACSGYPDCKTAKPYPIGMACPKEGCTGQVVERRSKRGRTFYGCSRYPDCDFVTWNKPVKNPCPACGNPYTEERYTQAKGLHIRCPKCKHELESAPDEDYFEPAAGG, from the coding sequence ATGGCAAAAGCATTAGTCATTGTAGAATCCGTAGCAAAAACCAAAACCATTGGAAAGTTTCTCGGCAAGGACTATACGGTCAAATCGTCGGTCGGGCATATCAAAGATTTGCCCAAACAACGCCTGGCGGTGGCGGTCGAGGATAGTTTCGAACCGGAATACATCACCATTCGGGGCAAGGGCAAGATCCTGACCGAGCTGCGCAAAGCAGCCGGAGACGTGGACAAAGTCTTCATTGCAACCGATCCTGATCGCGAGGGGGAGGCGATTGCGCGCCACCTCGCCGACGAAATCACCGCGCGCAATGAGAACGTGCTGCGCGTACGGTTCAATGAGATCACTGAACGGGCGGTGAAGGAAGCGCTGAGGTCGCCGCTGCCGATCGATGACAACCTGGTGGATGCGCAAAAGGCGCGGCGCGTGGTGGATCGGCTGGTGGGCTATCAAGTCAGCCCGATTCTGTGGCGCACGATTTTTCGCGGCCTGAGCGCGGGCCGGGTGCAGTCCGTGGCACTCCGCCTCATCTGTGAGCGGGAAGATGCCATTGACCATTTCGTTCCGGAGGAATACTGGACGATCGCGGCGGAATTGAAGGGCAAGAAGACTGCGCCATTTCTCGCCAATCTTGTCAAGATCGACGGCCAGAAGCCGGAGCTGCACAGTGAGAGCGAAGCCCAGGCCATCGCAGCCGAGCTGCGCGGGCAGGAATTCAAAGTCGCCGACCTGCGCAAGAAGAAAATCAGCCGGCAGCCAGCCCCGCCCTTCACCACCAGCACCATGCAGCAGGAAGCCGCAAAGCGGCTGGGGTTCACCGCCAAACGCATCATGATGATCGCCCAGCAACTGTATGAAGGCATCGAGCTTGGCGAAGAAGGCAGCGTCGGTTTGATTACCTACATGCGAACCGACTCGATTCGCGTGGCCGACGAAGCGGTGCAGGCCGCGCGCGAACTGATCGCGCGCGATTATGGTTTGGAATATCTACCCAAGACGCCGCCGAAATACAAAGCCAAGGCCGGCGCGCAAGACGCCCATGAAGCCATCCGCCCGACTGCCACGCAATACGCGCCCAAGGCCATCAAAAAATACCTGACCGACGAGCAGTACCGGCTTTACGAATTGATCTGGCAGCGTTTCATTGCCAGCCAGATGGAAGCCGCGGTCTACGAGCAAACCTCGATCGACATTACTGCCGGCCGCTGTCTGCTGCGCGTCGCCGGCTCCATCATCGTGTTTCGCGGCTTCTTGCAGGCCTTCGACGATTTCAAGGATGAAGAGGACGAAAACGGCGAGAACTCAAACGTGCCCACCGAACTCACCGTGGGCGAGCTGCTGACCTTGCTCGATCTGCACCCGGAACAGCATTTCACCAAACCGCCGGCGCGCTACAGCGAAAGCAGCCTGATCAAGGAACTGGATGCTCTGGGCATCGGTCGGCCGAGCACCTATGCCATGATCATCAGCACGCTCACCGCGCGCAAATACGTCGAGAAACAGGGCCGCCAGCTCGCGCCCACGGAGCTGGGCCGCACGGTGAACCGCATCCTGATTCGGCAATTCCCCAAAATCTTCAACGTCGAGTTCACCGCGTTCATGGAAGACGAGCTCGACAAAATCGAAACCGGCAAGAAAGATTTCCTGGAAGTCGTGCAGGAATTCTATCAGCCCTTCAGCCGCGCCGTGATGGCCGCCGAGGAGCGCAAGGACGTCATCAAGGACGAGTTGCAGGAAACCACCGAGGAGAGCTGCCCCAAATGCGAGCGCCCCCTGATCATTCGTTGGGGCCGCAACGGACGCTTCATGGCTTGCAGCGGCTACCCGGACTGCAAATTCACCCGGCCGCTCGACAGCCAGGAGGTGGCCACCGGTGAAACCTGTGAAAACTGCGGCAAGGAAATGGTGGTGAAAGTCGGCCGCTACGGCCGCTTCATTGCCTGCAGTGGCTACCCCGACTGCAAGACGGCAAAGCCCTACCCCATCGGGATGGCGTGCCCGAAAGAGGGCTGCACCGGCCAGGTGGTCGAGCGCCGTTCCAAGCGCGGCCGGACGTTTTATGGCTGCAGCCGTTATCCGGATTGCGACTTTGTGACCTGGAACAAGCCGGTGAAGAATCCCTGTCCGGCATGCGGCAATCCCTACACCGAAGAGCGCTACACCCAGGCCAAAGGCCTGCACATCCGCTGCCCCAAATGCAAACATGAGCTGGAATCCGCTCCCGATGAAGACTACTTCGAGCCTGCCGCCGGCGGCTGA